In Apteryx mantelli isolate bAptMan1 chromosome 26, bAptMan1.hap1, whole genome shotgun sequence, a single window of DNA contains:
- the SLC45A1 gene encoding proton-associated sugar transporter A isoform X1, translated as MQVVRNHGEHRESADYSGCRDFSEIMQAQNTMGRRTVQTLQDPASPVIQVRHLSTMIPSSAATPASDVALFPSLASQEIWRSQVPGYSESVTRHISHRANNFKRHPKRRKHIRPSPPPPPNTPCPIDLIDFGDLQPQRSFLELLFNGCILFGLEFSYAMETAYVTPVLLQMGLPDQLYGMVWFISPILGFLLQPLLGAWSDRCTSRFGRRRPFILVLAIGALLGLSLMLNGRDIGSALSDSVNNHKWGIILTVCGVILMDFSADSADNPSHAYMMDVCSPADQDRGLNIHALLAGLGGGFGYVVGGIHWDKTSFGKAVGGQLRVIYVFTSITLTITTVLTLISIPERPLRSFSKKKKVMKSPSLPLPPSPPLFFEEGVNENVASHNSAHLYASFTSPISPLSPLTPKYGSFVSRDNSLTGINEFASSFGTSNIDSVLIDCFTGGHNSYLALPASMPRQPVSVSFPRVPDGCYHQENGILEQGESSITPGADGEALRVGSLDAIKPRSSGILKRPQTLAIPDIVTGHCPESSRRRNVTFSQQVANILLNGVKYESELNGSGETSEQPLSLKLLFLTICHMPKALRNLCINHFLGWLSFEGMLLFYTDFMGEVVFQGNPKAPHNSDEYQKYNAGVTMGCWGMCIYAFSAAFYSAMLEKLEERFSTRTLYFVAYLAFGLGTGLATLSRNVYVVLSLCATYGILFATLCTLPYSLLCDYYQSRKFAGSQAEGTRRGMGVDISLLSCQYFLAQILVAVVMGPLTAAVGSASGVMYFACLVSFLGCLFSSLCVVYELPPGEELLEEQQPLVPSA; from the exons acacCTATCCACGATGATTCCATCGTCTGCAGCAACCCCTGCCAGCGATGTTGCGCTTTTTCCAAGCTTGGCTTCTCAGGAAATCTGGAGGTCACAGGTTCCAGGCTATTCTGAATCAGTCACACGACACATCAGTCATCGGGCCAACAACTTTAAGAGACATCCGAAAAGGAGAAAACACATCCGCCCTTCGCCACCGCCACCACCAAATACTCCATGTCCCATTGATTTGATTGACTTTGGGGATCTCCAGCCTCAGAGGTCTTTCCTTGAACTCCTGTTTAATGGGTGCATTCTCTTTGGACTTGAGTTCAGCTATGCCATGGAAACAGCCTATGTTACCCCTGTGCTGCTTCAGATGGGGCTTCCAGACCAGTTGTATGGGATGGTGTGGTTCATCAGCCCTATACTAG GGTtcttgctgcagcctttgctgGGGGCCTGGAGTGACAGATGCACATCAAGATTCGGGAGGAGAAGACCCTTCATTCTGGTCTTAGCAATAG gAGCATTGCTGGGGCTCTCGCTTATGCTGAATGGCAGAGATATTGGCAGTGCTTTGTCTGACTCTGTGAATAACCACAAATGGGGAATCATTCTTACAGTCTGTGGTGTCATCCTCATGGACTTCAGCGCGGATTCGGCAGACAATCCCAGTCACGCCTACATGATGGACGTGTGCAGCCCAGCAGATCAAGACAGGGGCCTCAATATCCATGCTTTGTTAGCAG GTCTTGGAGGTGGCTTTGGTTATGTTGTTGGAGGAATACATTGGGATAAAACCAGTTTTGGAAAAGCTGTGGGAGGGCAACTTCGTGTCATCTATGTCTTCACCTCAATTACACTGACGATCACTACTGTGTTGACGCTAATTAGCATTCCAGAAAGACCCCTGAGGTCCTTTAGCAAGAAGAAAAAGGTGATGAAGAGTCCAagtcttcctctccctccttccccacctctctTCTTTGAGGAAGGTGTAAATGAAAATGTTGCTTCTCATAACTCAGCTCACTTATATGCAAGTTTTACAAGTCCAATTTCTCCCCTCAGCCCACTCACGCCCAAATATGGCAGTTTTGTCAGCAGAGACAATTCGTTGACAGGAATTAATGAGTTTGCATCATCATTTGGGACTTCAAATATTGACAGTGTGCTTATAGACTGTTTTACTGGCGGGCACAATAGTTACTTAGCACTTCCAGCTAGCATGCCCAGGCAGCCTGTCAGTGTCAGCTTTCCCCGGGTGCCAGATGGCTGTTACCACCAAGAAAACGGAATTTTGGAGCAAGGGGAGAGCAGCATAACTCCAGGGGCTGATGGCGAGGCACTAAGGGTGGGCTCACTGGATGCAATAAAGCCACGGTCATCGGGGATCCTGAAAAGACCTCAGACCTTGGCTATTCCGGACATTGTAACAGGACATTGTCCAGAAAGTAGCAGAAGAAGAAATGTAACTTTCAGCCAACAG GTTGCTAATATCTTGCTGAATGGTGTTAAGTACGAGAGTGAGCTGAATGGATCAGGTGAGACCTCTGAGCAACCACTCTCCctgaaacttctgtttttaaCCATCTGCCACATGCCCAAGGCTCTGCGTAACCTTTGCATCAACCACTTCCTAG GTTGGCTTTCATTTGAGGGGATGTTGCTCTTCTACACCGACTTCATGGGAGAAGTAGTGTTCCAAGGGAATCCGAAAGCTCCTCACAACTCAGATGAGTATCAGAAGTACAACGCTGGGGTCACCATGGGCTGCTGGGGAATGTGCATCTATGCATTCAGTGCTGCGTTCTATTCAG CCAtgctggagaagctggaggagaggtTCAGCACGCGGACTCTCTACTTTGTGGCATACCTTGCCTTCGGGCTGGGCACTGGGCTGGCCACGCTCTCCAGAAACGTGTATGTGGTGCTGTCACTGTGTGCCACCTATGGCATCCTCTTTGCCACGCTTTGCACGCTGCCCTACTCCCTGCTGTGTGACTACTACCAGAGTCGCAAG TTCGCCGGCTCGCAGGCGGAAGGCACGCGACGTGGAATGGGCGTGGACATCTCCCTGCTGAGCTGCCAGTACTTCCTGGCTCAGATCCTTGTGGCCGTGGTGATGGGGCCTCTGACGGCGGCAGTGGGCAGCGCCAGCGGCGTCATGTACTTCGCCTGTCTCGTGTCCTTCCTGGgctgcctcttttcctccctctgcgTCGTCTACGAGCTGCCGCCTGGCGAGGAGCTGCTCGAGGAGCAGCAGCCACTCGTGCCCAGCGCGTGA
- the SLC45A1 gene encoding proton-associated sugar transporter A isoform X2 has product MQAQNTMGRRTVQTLQDPASPVIQVRHLSTMIPSSAATPASDVALFPSLASQEIWRSQVPGYSESVTRHISHRANNFKRHPKRRKHIRPSPPPPPNTPCPIDLIDFGDLQPQRSFLELLFNGCILFGLEFSYAMETAYVTPVLLQMGLPDQLYGMVWFISPILGFLLQPLLGAWSDRCTSRFGRRRPFILVLAIGALLGLSLMLNGRDIGSALSDSVNNHKWGIILTVCGVILMDFSADSADNPSHAYMMDVCSPADQDRGLNIHALLAGLGGGFGYVVGGIHWDKTSFGKAVGGQLRVIYVFTSITLTITTVLTLISIPERPLRSFSKKKKVMKSPSLPLPPSPPLFFEEGVNENVASHNSAHLYASFTSPISPLSPLTPKYGSFVSRDNSLTGINEFASSFGTSNIDSVLIDCFTGGHNSYLALPASMPRQPVSVSFPRVPDGCYHQENGILEQGESSITPGADGEALRVGSLDAIKPRSSGILKRPQTLAIPDIVTGHCPESSRRRNVTFSQQVANILLNGVKYESELNGSGETSEQPLSLKLLFLTICHMPKALRNLCINHFLGWLSFEGMLLFYTDFMGEVVFQGNPKAPHNSDEYQKYNAGVTMGCWGMCIYAFSAAFYSAMLEKLEERFSTRTLYFVAYLAFGLGTGLATLSRNVYVVLSLCATYGILFATLCTLPYSLLCDYYQSRKFAGSQAEGTRRGMGVDISLLSCQYFLAQILVAVVMGPLTAAVGSASGVMYFACLVSFLGCLFSSLCVVYELPPGEELLEEQQPLVPSA; this is encoded by the exons acacCTATCCACGATGATTCCATCGTCTGCAGCAACCCCTGCCAGCGATGTTGCGCTTTTTCCAAGCTTGGCTTCTCAGGAAATCTGGAGGTCACAGGTTCCAGGCTATTCTGAATCAGTCACACGACACATCAGTCATCGGGCCAACAACTTTAAGAGACATCCGAAAAGGAGAAAACACATCCGCCCTTCGCCACCGCCACCACCAAATACTCCATGTCCCATTGATTTGATTGACTTTGGGGATCTCCAGCCTCAGAGGTCTTTCCTTGAACTCCTGTTTAATGGGTGCATTCTCTTTGGACTTGAGTTCAGCTATGCCATGGAAACAGCCTATGTTACCCCTGTGCTGCTTCAGATGGGGCTTCCAGACCAGTTGTATGGGATGGTGTGGTTCATCAGCCCTATACTAG GGTtcttgctgcagcctttgctgGGGGCCTGGAGTGACAGATGCACATCAAGATTCGGGAGGAGAAGACCCTTCATTCTGGTCTTAGCAATAG gAGCATTGCTGGGGCTCTCGCTTATGCTGAATGGCAGAGATATTGGCAGTGCTTTGTCTGACTCTGTGAATAACCACAAATGGGGAATCATTCTTACAGTCTGTGGTGTCATCCTCATGGACTTCAGCGCGGATTCGGCAGACAATCCCAGTCACGCCTACATGATGGACGTGTGCAGCCCAGCAGATCAAGACAGGGGCCTCAATATCCATGCTTTGTTAGCAG GTCTTGGAGGTGGCTTTGGTTATGTTGTTGGAGGAATACATTGGGATAAAACCAGTTTTGGAAAAGCTGTGGGAGGGCAACTTCGTGTCATCTATGTCTTCACCTCAATTACACTGACGATCACTACTGTGTTGACGCTAATTAGCATTCCAGAAAGACCCCTGAGGTCCTTTAGCAAGAAGAAAAAGGTGATGAAGAGTCCAagtcttcctctccctccttccccacctctctTCTTTGAGGAAGGTGTAAATGAAAATGTTGCTTCTCATAACTCAGCTCACTTATATGCAAGTTTTACAAGTCCAATTTCTCCCCTCAGCCCACTCACGCCCAAATATGGCAGTTTTGTCAGCAGAGACAATTCGTTGACAGGAATTAATGAGTTTGCATCATCATTTGGGACTTCAAATATTGACAGTGTGCTTATAGACTGTTTTACTGGCGGGCACAATAGTTACTTAGCACTTCCAGCTAGCATGCCCAGGCAGCCTGTCAGTGTCAGCTTTCCCCGGGTGCCAGATGGCTGTTACCACCAAGAAAACGGAATTTTGGAGCAAGGGGAGAGCAGCATAACTCCAGGGGCTGATGGCGAGGCACTAAGGGTGGGCTCACTGGATGCAATAAAGCCACGGTCATCGGGGATCCTGAAAAGACCTCAGACCTTGGCTATTCCGGACATTGTAACAGGACATTGTCCAGAAAGTAGCAGAAGAAGAAATGTAACTTTCAGCCAACAG GTTGCTAATATCTTGCTGAATGGTGTTAAGTACGAGAGTGAGCTGAATGGATCAGGTGAGACCTCTGAGCAACCACTCTCCctgaaacttctgtttttaaCCATCTGCCACATGCCCAAGGCTCTGCGTAACCTTTGCATCAACCACTTCCTAG GTTGGCTTTCATTTGAGGGGATGTTGCTCTTCTACACCGACTTCATGGGAGAAGTAGTGTTCCAAGGGAATCCGAAAGCTCCTCACAACTCAGATGAGTATCAGAAGTACAACGCTGGGGTCACCATGGGCTGCTGGGGAATGTGCATCTATGCATTCAGTGCTGCGTTCTATTCAG CCAtgctggagaagctggaggagaggtTCAGCACGCGGACTCTCTACTTTGTGGCATACCTTGCCTTCGGGCTGGGCACTGGGCTGGCCACGCTCTCCAGAAACGTGTATGTGGTGCTGTCACTGTGTGCCACCTATGGCATCCTCTTTGCCACGCTTTGCACGCTGCCCTACTCCCTGCTGTGTGACTACTACCAGAGTCGCAAG TTCGCCGGCTCGCAGGCGGAAGGCACGCGACGTGGAATGGGCGTGGACATCTCCCTGCTGAGCTGCCAGTACTTCCTGGCTCAGATCCTTGTGGCCGTGGTGATGGGGCCTCTGACGGCGGCAGTGGGCAGCGCCAGCGGCGTCATGTACTTCGCCTGTCTCGTGTCCTTCCTGGgctgcctcttttcctccctctgcgTCGTCTACGAGCTGCCGCCTGGCGAGGAGCTGCTCGAGGAGCAGCAGCCACTCGTGCCCAGCGCGTGA
- the MRPS16 gene encoding small ribosomal subunit protein bS16m, which translates to MVQLASRLLKSYRGGHVVIRFALGGCTNRPFFRIVAAHSKRARDGKYLEQLGCLDPLPNAHGEKVAGLNLERLRHWLGCGAQLSRPAEKLLGLAGFLPLHPMTVTGAERLRRRAQEVAASPTGSSGGPTEAP; encoded by the exons ATGGTGCAGCTCG CTAGCCGCCTGCTGAAGAGCTACCGGGGCGGGCACGTCGTGATCCGCTTCGCCCTCGGCGGCTGCACCAACCGGCCCTTCTTCCGCATCGTGGCGGCGCACAGCAAGCGCGCCCGCGACGGGAAGTACCTGGAACAGCTCGGCTGCCTCGACCCGCTGCCCAACGCCCACGGCGAGAAGGTGGCGGGCCTCAACCTCGAGCGGCTGCGGCACTGGCTGGGCTGCGGCGCGCAGCTCTCCCGGCCCGCCGAGAAGCTGCTGG GCCTGGCGGGCTTCCTGCCGCTCCACCCCATGACGGTGACTGGCGCCGAGCGGCTGCGGCGGCGAGCGCAGGAGGTTGCCGCGTCCCCCACGGGCAGTTCCGGCGGGCCCACCGAGGCACCCTGA
- the SLC45A1 gene encoding proton-associated sugar transporter A isoform X3: protein MIPSSAATPASDVALFPSLASQEIWRSQVPGYSESVTRHISHRANNFKRHPKRRKHIRPSPPPPPNTPCPIDLIDFGDLQPQRSFLELLFNGCILFGLEFSYAMETAYVTPVLLQMGLPDQLYGMVWFISPILGFLLQPLLGAWSDRCTSRFGRRRPFILVLAIGALLGLSLMLNGRDIGSALSDSVNNHKWGIILTVCGVILMDFSADSADNPSHAYMMDVCSPADQDRGLNIHALLAGLGGGFGYVVGGIHWDKTSFGKAVGGQLRVIYVFTSITLTITTVLTLISIPERPLRSFSKKKKVMKSPSLPLPPSPPLFFEEGVNENVASHNSAHLYASFTSPISPLSPLTPKYGSFVSRDNSLTGINEFASSFGTSNIDSVLIDCFTGGHNSYLALPASMPRQPVSVSFPRVPDGCYHQENGILEQGESSITPGADGEALRVGSLDAIKPRSSGILKRPQTLAIPDIVTGHCPESSRRRNVTFSQQVANILLNGVKYESELNGSGETSEQPLSLKLLFLTICHMPKALRNLCINHFLGWLSFEGMLLFYTDFMGEVVFQGNPKAPHNSDEYQKYNAGVTMGCWGMCIYAFSAAFYSAMLEKLEERFSTRTLYFVAYLAFGLGTGLATLSRNVYVVLSLCATYGILFATLCTLPYSLLCDYYQSRKFAGSQAEGTRRGMGVDISLLSCQYFLAQILVAVVMGPLTAAVGSASGVMYFACLVSFLGCLFSSLCVVYELPPGEELLEEQQPLVPSA from the exons ATGATTCCATCGTCTGCAGCAACCCCTGCCAGCGATGTTGCGCTTTTTCCAAGCTTGGCTTCTCAGGAAATCTGGAGGTCACAGGTTCCAGGCTATTCTGAATCAGTCACACGACACATCAGTCATCGGGCCAACAACTTTAAGAGACATCCGAAAAGGAGAAAACACATCCGCCCTTCGCCACCGCCACCACCAAATACTCCATGTCCCATTGATTTGATTGACTTTGGGGATCTCCAGCCTCAGAGGTCTTTCCTTGAACTCCTGTTTAATGGGTGCATTCTCTTTGGACTTGAGTTCAGCTATGCCATGGAAACAGCCTATGTTACCCCTGTGCTGCTTCAGATGGGGCTTCCAGACCAGTTGTATGGGATGGTGTGGTTCATCAGCCCTATACTAG GGTtcttgctgcagcctttgctgGGGGCCTGGAGTGACAGATGCACATCAAGATTCGGGAGGAGAAGACCCTTCATTCTGGTCTTAGCAATAG gAGCATTGCTGGGGCTCTCGCTTATGCTGAATGGCAGAGATATTGGCAGTGCTTTGTCTGACTCTGTGAATAACCACAAATGGGGAATCATTCTTACAGTCTGTGGTGTCATCCTCATGGACTTCAGCGCGGATTCGGCAGACAATCCCAGTCACGCCTACATGATGGACGTGTGCAGCCCAGCAGATCAAGACAGGGGCCTCAATATCCATGCTTTGTTAGCAG GTCTTGGAGGTGGCTTTGGTTATGTTGTTGGAGGAATACATTGGGATAAAACCAGTTTTGGAAAAGCTGTGGGAGGGCAACTTCGTGTCATCTATGTCTTCACCTCAATTACACTGACGATCACTACTGTGTTGACGCTAATTAGCATTCCAGAAAGACCCCTGAGGTCCTTTAGCAAGAAGAAAAAGGTGATGAAGAGTCCAagtcttcctctccctccttccccacctctctTCTTTGAGGAAGGTGTAAATGAAAATGTTGCTTCTCATAACTCAGCTCACTTATATGCAAGTTTTACAAGTCCAATTTCTCCCCTCAGCCCACTCACGCCCAAATATGGCAGTTTTGTCAGCAGAGACAATTCGTTGACAGGAATTAATGAGTTTGCATCATCATTTGGGACTTCAAATATTGACAGTGTGCTTATAGACTGTTTTACTGGCGGGCACAATAGTTACTTAGCACTTCCAGCTAGCATGCCCAGGCAGCCTGTCAGTGTCAGCTTTCCCCGGGTGCCAGATGGCTGTTACCACCAAGAAAACGGAATTTTGGAGCAAGGGGAGAGCAGCATAACTCCAGGGGCTGATGGCGAGGCACTAAGGGTGGGCTCACTGGATGCAATAAAGCCACGGTCATCGGGGATCCTGAAAAGACCTCAGACCTTGGCTATTCCGGACATTGTAACAGGACATTGTCCAGAAAGTAGCAGAAGAAGAAATGTAACTTTCAGCCAACAG GTTGCTAATATCTTGCTGAATGGTGTTAAGTACGAGAGTGAGCTGAATGGATCAGGTGAGACCTCTGAGCAACCACTCTCCctgaaacttctgtttttaaCCATCTGCCACATGCCCAAGGCTCTGCGTAACCTTTGCATCAACCACTTCCTAG GTTGGCTTTCATTTGAGGGGATGTTGCTCTTCTACACCGACTTCATGGGAGAAGTAGTGTTCCAAGGGAATCCGAAAGCTCCTCACAACTCAGATGAGTATCAGAAGTACAACGCTGGGGTCACCATGGGCTGCTGGGGAATGTGCATCTATGCATTCAGTGCTGCGTTCTATTCAG CCAtgctggagaagctggaggagaggtTCAGCACGCGGACTCTCTACTTTGTGGCATACCTTGCCTTCGGGCTGGGCACTGGGCTGGCCACGCTCTCCAGAAACGTGTATGTGGTGCTGTCACTGTGTGCCACCTATGGCATCCTCTTTGCCACGCTTTGCACGCTGCCCTACTCCCTGCTGTGTGACTACTACCAGAGTCGCAAG TTCGCCGGCTCGCAGGCGGAAGGCACGCGACGTGGAATGGGCGTGGACATCTCCCTGCTGAGCTGCCAGTACTTCCTGGCTCAGATCCTTGTGGCCGTGGTGATGGGGCCTCTGACGGCGGCAGTGGGCAGCGCCAGCGGCGTCATGTACTTCGCCTGTCTCGTGTCCTTCCTGGgctgcctcttttcctccctctgcgTCGTCTACGAGCTGCCGCCTGGCGAGGAGCTGCTCGAGGAGCAGCAGCCACTCGTGCCCAGCGCGTGA